In the Commensalibacter melissae genome, CCCTTCGACTAATAAATTCTTAGGAGATATAAAAAGGTTTTGAGCGAGATCATATCCTAAAGCAGCCTGTAAAGGGAATAACGTATCTGGATCTTTTTGTTGTATCGTATCTTGGACAACTGATCCCTTATCAATTTTGGAAGCATTATCGAAAACGGTTCTTACTCTGCTTAAACGATCCATTTCGATCATAAAGGGTGAATGCGTTGTATAAATAATTTGATATTTATCTTTTAAGTAATCAAAAAATCTTAATAAATCTGCTTGAGCAGAAGCATGCAAATTTAACCCTGGTTCATCCAAAAGTAAAATATAAGAAGATGAAGGGTCTTCCTGCATTTTTTCAAACCAGACAATGAATGAAAAAAACCAATTAAATCCTTTGCTACGATTATGTAAAGGTAAAGTCATTCGAGTTTTTAAATTTCTAACCCGTAATTTAAGATAATGAGCAACGATTGTATAAGACTCTATTTTTTCTTCTGTCCTACCATAAGGCCCATTTACATTAAATGTCTTTGTCGCTTTTTCTTTTTTTGCTTCTATATCTAACAGAATTTCCAAATTATTATTTTGTTTCCAATAATCGAATAATGTATCCGAAATATTAATTGCAGTTGATTCTAATTCGGCTCTATATTTTTCGTAATCACCAGATTCTAAAACCTCTTTAAGATTCATATCTGCTAGTTCAAGAAAAGCTTTAGCTGTTTTTAAATCGTCTGTTAATTTTAAATTTTCTTTTTGAAAATCTTCCAACCGAATGTCAGAAGGTAATTGATAATATTCGTCATAGTAAATAAATTTAGGAATCCGTGGTTGTATAATTTTAAAATAGATATATTTTTCTATAAAATTGCTCCATTTAACTTTATTATCTATAATAAATGAATCTATTTTATCTAAATTTTCTATAGAATTCGCATATTTTTTTTTAATCTCAGCCAATTCTTCTGGAGAATTAATGTCTAAGAATTTTTCTAAATTATTTTCATCAATATTTATGTTCAAATTTTTAAAAAATTGTTGAGCATCAACGTTTACTTCTTGAATAGTATTTCCATTTTCAAAAGACGTCTCTCTAATGATCTCGCTATTGCCAGCCCAAATATTTTTACCCAATTGTTTTTCAATAGAAGTAAAAATATCATCCGATAATTCATAAATACAACGAATTGCTATTGAATCTTGATCTTTATTTCTTGATTTTAACTCTTTCCGTGGATAATCCAGTTGTAAGCTAAAAGTAAATTTACTATCACTTTGAAAATAGTTACTTTTTGCTAGACATTCTAAAAAAGCTGTTTTCCCTGATTCATTTTTACCGACTAAAACTGTGATATCATCTTCAATGTTAACTTCCTGTTCTTCTGTAAAAGATTTATACTTATGAATTACTACTTTCTTAAGCTTAATTGCTCTTTTAATTTTCATAATCAATCCAATAATAATTTTATTAAATTATAAAAATTATAACGATGATATAAAAAAGGCGAATAATTTTTTATTATTCGCATTAAAAATTTAACTATAATCAAAATCTTTTCGATAAAATGGATTTTGGAGAAGGCAATATCGTGGTTTTATCAATTAGGGTATCCACGACTTTATTCTTAACAGGCTTTAGTAAATTGGCCGTTTTAATACCTAACCTCCTTAATTTCCACAACCCCTTTTCTTCACGTGTATAAAGCGTTGCAATAATGTTTGTCAGGGTAAACATCGGCATGGTTTTGATTCTTAACCGTTTTTCGAAATGACGTAATTGTTTCGATGTACCGATTTCCTCTCCCCTTTTTAAACCTGCCAAAACTTCATCTGCCAAGATTTCCTGGGCAATCAGGGCAAAATTGTAACCATGGGCTGTGATAGGATGCATTCCAATAGCCGTATCGCCGACCAAGGCGGCATGTCTTGTTTCAAACCGGTTGGCAAATACAGTTTTCAAAGGATAAACATGCCGGGTGGAAACAAGCTCCATTTTTCCAAGCCGTCCATGTATGCGTTTCATTATTTCCAGATTGAATTGTTCGGCTCCCAATGATCTGACCCGATTCATTTCATCAGGAGGAAGAGACAATACAACAGAAGTGACATTATTATTCAATGGCAGTAAGGCAACAGTCTGTCCTTTGTCAAACCATTGCAAGGCAACTTGATGATGACGCAACTCATGCTTCATACGACATACCATCATATGTCGATGAAAATCATGCAGCAAATATCCAATTTCAAGACTGTCCCTTATTTTGGAGAAACGTCCGTCACTTACAACAGCCAGTTTTGTAGAAAAAACTGCATCGTCCTGATCTGCATTGGAATATTCAACCCGGGCATAATCAACAAAGCAATTTAATTTATTACAGCGTGTATTGGATAAAACAGTAATCCCTTCACGAGATTGAACCTCTTCAAATGTTGCCTTTCGGATCAGATGATTTGGAACAAGATAACCAAGAGCCTCTTCGCCCTTTCCCTGCGTGTCAAAAATCAAAGGATTGTTTTCTTCCCCATTCTCAACCCTGGCCTCCCTGAGCGAAGAAATTTCATCTTGAGGAATACGGTCCCATATCCCCATTGATTTCATCAATGAAACGGAATGATGGGTCAAAGCTATTTCACGACCATCAAAAGAAGGTTCTTGCAAAGCTGTCATTGGGGCTGGATCAATAACAGTGACTTTCAGACCAATCCCTTCCAGGGACAATGCCGCACTTAATCCTGCAGGACCCCCGCCAATCACAACAACATCCATCATATCTTTAATCTTTAACATCGTTTCATCTCTTTAACTATTTATGAATCAATTTTGAAATTTACTGCATTTCCCTGCCAGTTGGCGACATAATCATCCACTGAAACCCGTGGAGGTGCCTCAGATCCTTCCACAGGTGTTCCGATAAACATAAACCCGATCATTCTATACGGTTTTTTCAGTCCCAATAATTCCGTAATTTCAGGGACATCATTGGGGCCTGTAATCCATTTTGCACCAAATCCCAGAACATGGACAGCATTCAATATATTCATGGTTGCTGCTGATGCTGCCATCAACTGTTCATCAAGTGAGATAGACGTCTTGTCATCATGAAATTGACGAAATCCAAGTGCCAAGATCAAAGGGGCATTCGAAAAATTTTGCACTATTTTGGTTATATAAGCGGGGGGATAACAAGAATCCGGTTTTGTAAGGATCTTTTCCAATGATCTTACCCATTTTTCTCGATACTCTTTACCAATAATCACAAAACGCCAGGGACGTAAGCGCCCATGATCAGGAGCCCGCATCGCTGTTGATAAAATTTGATGCAATTCATCGTCATTTGGCGCAGGTTGAGTTAATGAACCACATGAAAAACGAGAAAGCAGAAAATCAATATTTGACATAAAATTATCCATTACAATAAAGTTATTTATAATTTTACCATTTATAATGTAAGTTTCATATCAAATCTAAACTTACTGTAATTTCCACGAGACAAAAATACGTAAAAAGTATTATGAATTTAAGTTCTATTCATAAGAAATTCATGATTTCATAATTTCATTTCTTACTCTTTAATCTTGGCATTCCGGCAAAAGCAAGTTATTAATTGAATGTCAAATATAATTTATATTTTAAAGTTATCTTTTATGAATACGCAAAGACAGGTATCCGTACATCGCAAAACCTCGGAAACAGATATCCAGCTCACCCTGAATCTTGATGGAGCAGGTCAGTCCA is a window encoding:
- a CDS encoding AAA family ATPase translates to MKIKRAIKLKKVVIHKYKSFTEEQEVNIEDDITVLVGKNESGKTAFLECLAKSNYFQSDSKFTFSLQLDYPRKELKSRNKDQDSIAIRCIYELSDDIFTSIEKQLGKNIWAGNSEIIRETSFENGNTIQEVNVDAQQFFKNLNINIDENNLEKFLDINSPEELAEIKKKYANSIENLDKIDSFIIDNKVKWSNFIEKYIYFKIIQPRIPKFIYYDEYYQLPSDIRLEDFQKENLKLTDDLKTAKAFLELADMNLKEVLESGDYEKYRAELESTAINISDTLFDYWKQNNNLEILLDIEAKKEKATKTFNVNGPYGRTEEKIESYTIVAHYLKLRVRNLKTRMTLPLHNRSKGFNWFFSFIVWFEKMQEDPSSSYILLLDEPGLNLHASAQADLLRFFDYLKDKYQIIYTTHSPFMIEMDRLSRVRTVFDNASKIDKGSVVQDTIQQKDPDTLFPLQAALGYDLAQNLFISPKNLLVEGVSDLLYLETLSEFLKAQDREGLTQDISIVPTGGLDKVATFISLLRGSKLKMVCLLDSFEDQKAKVKLDKMHQEKIIPLKNIKFFHEFLENRQKADIEDIFEPQEYLQLFNKTFPVKKIEIEDLDKKIEGIIKQVNNLMHENRFNHYKPAYQFSTDPAFCNNLSKETLDRFENIFKTVNKLFT
- the ubiM gene encoding 5-demethoxyubiquinol-8 5-hydroxylase UbiM; protein product: MLKIKDMMDVVVIGGGPAGLSAALSLEGIGLKVTVIDPAPMTALQEPSFDGREIALTHHSVSLMKSMGIWDRIPQDEISSLREARVENGEENNPLIFDTQGKGEEALGYLVPNHLIRKATFEEVQSREGITVLSNTRCNKLNCFVDYARVEYSNADQDDAVFSTKLAVVSDGRFSKIRDSLEIGYLLHDFHRHMMVCRMKHELRHHQVALQWFDKGQTVALLPLNNNVTSVVLSLPPDEMNRVRSLGAEQFNLEIMKRIHGRLGKMELVSTRHVYPLKTVFANRFETRHAALVGDTAIGMHPITAHGYNFALIAQEILADEVLAGLKRGEEIGTSKQLRHFEKRLRIKTMPMFTLTNIIATLYTREEKGLWKLRRLGIKTANLLKPVKNKVVDTLIDKTTILPSPKSILSKRF
- a CDS encoding nitroreductase family protein — its product is MSNIDFLLSRFSCGSLTQPAPNDDELHQILSTAMRAPDHGRLRPWRFVIIGKEYREKWVRSLEKILTKPDSCYPPAYITKIVQNFSNAPLILALGFRQFHDDKTSISLDEQLMAASAATMNILNAVHVLGFGAKWITGPNDVPEITELLGLKKPYRMIGFMFIGTPVEGSEAPPRVSVDDYVANWQGNAVNFKIDS